From Candidatus Methylomirabilota bacterium:
TGGTGATCCGCGGGTCCGAGTGCGCCTTTCTGAGCGCCGAGACCTGCCCGGCCCGGAGCGTCCACTCCGCCACGTGATCGCTCATCCACCGCATGTAGGCCCACGCGCCGTCGCGCTTCGCGGCGTCCGCCGCCTTGGGCTTGGGGAACGTGAATTGGTGCGGCATCGTCCAGACGACCGGCTGCTTGAAGAGCCGGGGCACCGGGGCCACGGTGAAGTCCACCTTCGCCTCGCGGAGACCGGTGAAGTTCCACGAGCCGGCGATCCACATGCCGAGTTTGCCCGCGATGAAGGCGTCCCGGCAGTTGGCGTTGGCCGGAAGCGCGATCTTGTGCTGGGCGTAAATCGCGCCCCAGAACTCGGCGACCTCGACCGCCGCGGGCTCCGTCAGCGCGGCGCGCTTGAAGTCCGGCGTGTAGACGTTGGCTCCGTTCTGCCAGAGGAGGTTCTGAAAGCCCCAGGTGTACTTGCCCGGGTTCAGGGTGCCGATGGTGAATCCGTACGTGTCGCCCTTGGTGATCTGCTTGGCCATCGCCAAGAGCTCTTCGCGGTTCGCTGGCACCTTCGGCTTGCCGTCGGCCGCGACGAGACCCGCGTCGCGCATCACCTTCACGTTGAGGTACAGAATGTGCTGCGGGACGTCGAGCGGGATCGCGTATCGCTTGCCCTGGTAGAGGCCTCCCTGCCAGGTCGAAGGCAGGTACTCGTCGCCCCGGAACCCCTTCCCCACCGCCGCGGCGTCGTCGATGGCCTCGAGAACGCCGTCGTTGGCGAAGTGCGACACCTCGACGGTGTGGATCAGCGCGAGGTCCGGGCCTTGTCCGGCGGGCACCGACACCTGGAGCTTGGCGTAGAGGTCCGCCCACGGGATGCGCTGCTGCTCGACGCGGATGCCCGTCTCCTTCG
This genomic window contains:
- a CDS encoding ABC transporter substrate-binding protein is translated as MNRSSVKLDRRAFLRAAAGAAVALPVVARRASAQSKPTISYWNGLTGADGKVMDELIDQFTKETGIRVEQQRIPWADLYAKLQVSVPAGQGPDLALIHTVEVSHFANDGVLEAIDDAAAVGKGFRGDEYLPSTWQGGLYQGKRYAIPLDVPQHILYLNVKVMRDAGLVAADGKPKVPANREELLAMAKQITKGDTYGFTIGTLNPGKYTWGFQNLLWQNGANVYTPDFKRAALTEPAAVEVAEFWGAIYAQHKIALPANANCRDAFIAGKLGMWIAGSWNFTGLREAKVDFTVAPVPRLFKQPVVWTMPHQFTFPKPKAADAAKRDGAWAYMRWMSDHVAEWTLRAGQVSALRKAHSDPRITSDPVLRTLLAQAPNWQGGQPTPKWVAAENLTRPVIENVYIAQKPAAAAMTDLARQINALPD